One Skermanella pratensis genomic window, GACGCTGTACAACCAGTTCGGTTCGAAGGAAGGACTTGTCTTCGCCGTCCTGGAACGCGAGGGCGAGGCCTGGCGCCAATGGTTCCAGAAGGCCGTCGAGGAGCTTCCAGGCTCCCCGGCGGACAAGCTTGTAGGGATCTTCGGCGTGCTGGAGAACTGGTTCAAGCGGGAGGGCTTCTACGGCTGCGCCTTCATCAACGCGGTGGCGGAGCACAACAAGGAGGATCCGCGCATCCGCGCGCTGGCCCAGGCGCACAAGAAGAAGGTCCTGGCGGTGATCCGCGGGCTCGCCGACCAGGCCGGCGTGCTGAGCCCGGAAGGCCTGACCGAGGCAATCGGCATGCTGGTCGACGGCGCGATCATCGCCGCCGTCATCACCGGCACGTCCGATCATGCCCGGCGCGGGGCCGACGCGACCCGCATGCTGCTGGCCTCGCAGCTCTTGGCGAACCAGGCGGTGACAAGCCACGCCCACGCCGCCTGACGGACGCCCCCTGGAAAAGGGACCTCACTGGCCGGCGGCGGTGGACGCGTCGCCGAGCCAGGCTTCCGCGGCCGGATGGAGGGGAACGGACAGGCCGCTCTCCGCCCGCCCGCGGGAGATCAGCGCGCCCGCGGCGCTGCCCGCGGCCATGAAGTCGATATCCTTGAACACGGTATCAAGCAACGTGGTCACTTCCACGTCGGGCATGTTCCGGCGCGCCACCAGCAGGGCCGTCACCGCGACGGTGGGAACCGGTTCCGTCTGCCGGGGATAGGTTCCGGCCGCCAGGGTCAGCGGCACCAGGTTGTCGTCGGAACCACCCAGGGCCTGGATGGCGTCCCGGTCGAGGGGCAGGAACCGGATTCCGCGCTGCGCAGAAAGCCGCTGGAACAGCCGCGCCGGCGCGTTGATGACGCTGACCACGGCGTCGATCTCCCCGGCCACCAGGGCCTCGACCGCCCGGCTCGGCCCCATGCCGGTCACTTCCGCGAAGTCGCCCGGGGCGAGCCCGTGGGCCTGGAGGACGGACCGGGCGGTAAGCAGCGACCCGGACCGCGGAAGCCCCATGTCGATCCGCTTGCCGCGCAGGTCGGCGACCGTCCGGATCTCCGCGTCGGCCGGGACGATGATGTGCACGGGTTCGGGGAACAGGCTGGCGAGCGCCCGAAGCTCGGGGTCCGGCCCGGCCCGTTCGAACAGGCCGTCTCCCCGGGCGGCCATGGCCGCGATGTCGTTCTGCGCCAGCGCCACGTCGGCCGACCCGTCCTGGATCAGGCGCAGGTTCTCCACGCTGCCGTCGGTCGCGATGCCGGCCGATCGCACGCCGTCGGCCGTGATCGAATTGGCGATGGTCCGTGCGATCAGGTGGTACTCGCCGCCTTCCGGCCCGCCGGCGACGACGAAGGCACGCTGGAGCCGGTCGAGCCGCAGCGTGATCTGCCGGTATGCCCCGTCCAGCTCCTCGGTGATGATCGCCCGGGCCTGGCTGGCATCGTCGGCCGGCGGCCCTTCGAACAGGGCCATGATCTGGTCCACCAGGCCGCGGGCGATGGCCGGCGGCCCCGTATTGTCCAGCGGCGGCGGCTGGCTGACCGGCGACTGGGCGACCACGACCGGCCGCCAGTCGCCGTTGGTCCGTT contains:
- a CDS encoding TAXI family TRAP transporter solute-binding subunit, encoding MIDRLFRPLARALVLITALGFLAACEKVPDEAAVRSAVQNALDTTFPDPVFEISEFNRVGSGPLPADPNGVERRIVYYNADLRVLRDYSFSDWEALNVSALANLLGATEHGLQGIRRDGNEAGNTVNVSGSVGFERTNGDWRPVVVAQSPVSQPPPLDNTGPPAIARGLVDQIMALFEGPPADDASQARAIITEELDGAYRQITLRLDRLQRAFVVAGGPEGGEYHLIARTIANSITADGVRSAGIATDGSVENLRLIQDGSADVALAQNDIAAMAARGDGLFERAGPDPELRALASLFPEPVHIIVPADAEIRTVADLRGKRIDMGLPRSGSLLTARSVLQAHGLAPGDFAEVTGMGPSRAVEALVAGEIDAVVSVINAPARLFQRLSAQRGIRFLPLDRDAIQALGGSDDNLVPLTLAAGTYPRQTEPVPTVAVTALLVARRNMPDVEVTTLLDTVFKDIDFMAAGSAAGALISRGRAESGLSVPLHPAAEAWLGDASTAAGQ
- a CDS encoding TetR/AcrR family transcriptional regulator → MNQKQQGPKPGDRLLTTATRLFCRHGINATGIDRILAEAGVAKMTLYNQFGSKEGLVFAVLEREGEAWRQWFQKAVEELPGSPADKLVGIFGVLENWFKREGFYGCAFINAVAEHNKEDPRIRALAQAHKKKVLAVIRGLADQAGVLSPEGLTEAIGMLVDGAIIAAVITGTSDHARRGADATRMLLASQLLANQAVTSHAHAA